A region of Allocoleopsis franciscana PCC 7113 DNA encodes the following proteins:
- a CDS encoding response regulator, translating into MSIPEIDSSQGIEALADAQLQQELYSLFIIDTQEYLQKYSQIAQSLQPQSWRADIQELYRCIHTIKGGAVTVGALAVLDVATALEDVLSDLRYLELAPLLGDGHLSQALLEAGELLTVTVEFQQSKENDPLLNRIQVLHEEIRKRYLSQWNELRQLHQDFAEQGLDLVVLELEIALEQLPAQGTVPARTLHTAQQTLEQLEQIGQELQFAPGWTDLLTQAQTLLNHPDNAIWRLSKEQRHGQSQWSLLFQALKTCAKQSGNPVFFEFASFEASVDDGRVAEPQFYLETTPEDDSAQLEADLLSQSNLLSLEPNPSDAFLDDSSQTDTLDDVGAFLDALNLGENSTIPEITNFLDAFPLEDWANLTEVEPPLAQPNPVDALTDPEEVEAFLNQDDSADLPLDFSQVQEWLDETSLDDFVAHPPTPTQEQDSVVDQVQASLEVGVDWVNWGYESDEGDEWQWEDKGEISSPPSPPAPSSSPAELPPVVIDIATAKAERSNKALEMVQIPVPLEKLDQSAKYLVDTLLSLRSTQGFYQALQHQIAQLVTLAQESAQAIAHLRQIQDDYVLLDELSKSTQTGSQGLVRERYRQGYTIINRLLETSLRLSEMGAETGKTSQQVAEYLRNVDNNVLKLQNTIEDSRLVPFQNLGFRARAIIRDLTTRYSKPAKLVVQGEQTELDVNTARNLEPLLLHLIRNAYDHGLESSAERVAQGKPEQGTLTLSLQRLGNLFQLELRDDGRGIDAKAVQARAEALGLPLSNTQTPAELLAVICQPGFSSRTQVSEISGRGIGMDVIAAQVARLGGRMTLHTVQGSGTTFHLKFPVPRLLVSCVMLRSGDSTFALPVDDIKTINLLCNLNLSPVKDSNPALLGMIEDETGRLAALDLLKYWQPHSSTRPLTDTTICLSIYGEEATQGVWLLADELLEQAEVIINPLPKPMVAPDGLIGVSLQTNGALLPVLDAPTLAKRLLTFSTHVLGTASTASSTSEVEQANHLTPSILIVDDAALMRRRLEATLNTYGYPTHSCVDGLEAWNWLQAHPHPNLVITDIEMPNMDGFTLIDRCRKAGITVPILVISSRLSEEWFDEARRLGATDYLTKGFSSIGLIEKVRVLITAT; encoded by the coding sequence ATGTCGATTCCAGAGATTGATTCTTCCCAAGGTATTGAAGCCCTCGCTGACGCTCAATTACAACAAGAGCTCTATAGTCTTTTCATTATTGATACTCAAGAGTATCTGCAAAAATATAGCCAGATTGCCCAGTCTCTCCAACCCCAATCCTGGCGAGCGGATATTCAGGAACTCTACCGTTGTATTCACACCATCAAAGGTGGAGCCGTAACGGTCGGAGCCTTAGCGGTTCTGGACGTGGCAACCGCTTTAGAAGATGTGCTATCCGATTTACGCTATCTAGAACTGGCTCCACTTCTGGGTGATGGTCATCTGAGCCAAGCCTTGCTGGAGGCAGGAGAGTTACTGACGGTAACCGTTGAATTTCAACAATCCAAGGAAAACGACCCCCTCCTAAACCGGATTCAGGTGCTTCACGAGGAGATTCGGAAACGCTACCTATCTCAGTGGAATGAGCTTAGACAACTTCATCAAGACTTTGCTGAACAAGGATTAGACCTGGTGGTGCTGGAGTTGGAAATTGCCTTGGAGCAACTACCCGCTCAGGGAACAGTGCCCGCTCGCACACTCCACACGGCACAGCAAACTCTAGAACAACTGGAGCAAATTGGTCAGGAGTTGCAATTTGCTCCAGGCTGGACAGATCTGCTCACTCAGGCGCAGACATTATTGAATCATCCAGACAATGCCATTTGGCGATTGTCCAAGGAACAAAGGCATGGTCAATCGCAGTGGTCGCTTCTGTTTCAGGCACTCAAGACTTGTGCCAAGCAAAGTGGCAATCCTGTTTTCTTTGAGTTCGCTAGTTTTGAAGCAAGTGTGGATGATGGGCGGGTTGCAGAGCCGCAATTCTACCTAGAAACGACACCAGAGGATGACTCTGCTCAATTAGAGGCTGACTTATTGTCACAATCCAACCTCTTATCCCTTGAACCGAACCCGTCTGATGCGTTTCTAGATGACTCCAGTCAAACAGATACCCTAGATGACGTTGGAGCATTCCTCGATGCGCTAAATTTAGGGGAAAATTCAACGATTCCTGAAATCACAAACTTTCTGGATGCTTTCCCCCTGGAAGATTGGGCAAATCTGACTGAGGTTGAGCCACCCCTTGCTCAACCCAACCCAGTTGATGCTCTCACCGATCCTGAGGAGGTTGAGGCATTCTTAAACCAAGATGATTCAGCAGATCTCCCTCTAGACTTCAGTCAAGTTCAGGAATGGCTGGATGAAACGAGCCTTGACGATTTTGTTGCTCATCCCCCCACTCCAACTCAGGAGCAAGATTCTGTTGTTGATCAGGTACAAGCATCTTTAGAAGTTGGAGTCGATTGGGTCAATTGGGGTTATGAAAGCGATGAGGGCGATGAGTGGCAATGGGAGGATAAGGGAGAAATTTCTTCCCCACCTTCTCCACCTGCTCCATCCTCCTCCCCTGCTGAACTGCCCCCAGTCGTTATTGATATAGCAACCGCCAAGGCAGAACGATCGAACAAAGCACTGGAGATGGTTCAGATTCCAGTGCCCCTAGAGAAACTCGACCAATCAGCAAAATACTTGGTAGACACCCTACTGTCACTCCGCAGCACGCAAGGATTTTATCAAGCGCTGCAACACCAGATCGCGCAGCTTGTGACTCTCGCCCAGGAAAGTGCTCAGGCGATCGCCCATCTCCGCCAGATTCAGGATGACTATGTCCTCTTAGATGAATTAAGTAAGAGTACGCAGACAGGCTCACAAGGGCTTGTCCGTGAACGCTATCGCCAGGGATATACCATCATCAATCGCTTGCTAGAGACTAGTCTGCGCTTATCTGAAATGGGGGCGGAGACAGGAAAAACATCACAGCAAGTCGCCGAATACCTGCGGAATGTTGACAATAATGTTTTGAAGCTGCAAAACACAATTGAGGATAGTCGGCTTGTCCCCTTCCAAAATTTGGGCTTCCGAGCCAGAGCGATTATTCGCGACCTTACAACTCGCTATAGTAAACCGGCCAAACTGGTAGTTCAAGGGGAACAAACTGAACTCGATGTCAACACAGCCCGAAACTTGGAACCCTTGTTACTCCACTTAATTCGCAATGCCTACGACCATGGATTAGAATCCTCCGCAGAGCGAGTTGCCCAAGGGAAACCAGAGCAAGGCACCCTGACTCTATCCCTCCAGCGGCTGGGGAATCTATTCCAGTTGGAACTGAGGGATGATGGTCGAGGAATTGATGCTAAAGCCGTTCAAGCCAGAGCGGAAGCCTTGGGATTACCTCTGTCAAACACCCAAACACCGGCTGAACTCCTGGCAGTCATTTGCCAACCGGGCTTTAGTTCTCGCACGCAAGTGAGTGAGATTTCTGGACGTGGGATTGGCATGGATGTGATTGCCGCTCAAGTCGCTCGATTAGGGGGACGGATGACGCTCCACACCGTTCAAGGTTCTGGGACAACGTTTCATCTCAAATTTCCAGTCCCTCGCCTGTTGGTTTCCTGTGTCATGCTGCGCTCCGGGGATTCTACCTTTGCTCTACCTGTCGATGACATTAAGACCATCAATTTATTGTGCAACTTGAATCTGTCCCCAGTCAAAGATTCTAACCCTGCCTTGTTAGGCATGATTGAGGATGAAACTGGACGCTTGGCTGCCTTAGACTTGCTCAAGTACTGGCAGCCTCATTCTTCCACGCGCCCATTAACCGATACAACCATTTGCCTCTCTATATATGGCGAGGAAGCCACGCAAGGTGTTTGGTTACTGGCTGACGAACTATTAGAACAGGCTGAAGTCATCATTAATCCTCTACCCAAGCCAATGGTTGCACCCGATGGGTTAATTGGTGTGAGCTTACAAACTAATGGGGCTTTACTCCCTGTTCTAGACGCTCCCACCTTGGCAAAACGACTGCTAACCTTTTCCACTCATGTTTTGGGAACTGCAAGCACAGCATCATCAACTTCTGAAGTTGAACAAGCAAATCATCTAACTCCATCCATCCTGATTGTGGATGATGCCGCCTTGATGCGGCGACGACTGGAGGCGACGCTGAATACTTATGGCTATCCGACTCATAGCTGTGTAGATGGACTAGAAGCCTGGAATTGGTTGCAAGCGCATCCCCATCCGAATCTAGTGATTACGGATATTGAAATGCCGAATATGGATGGCTTTACATTGATTGACCGATGCCGAAAAGCGGGAATCACAGTTCCCATTCTGGTGATTTCGTCACGCTTATCGGAGGAATGGTTTGATGAGGCAAGACGCTTAGGTGCAACCGATTATTTAACCAAAGGATTCTCTAGCATCGGTTTAATTGAAAAAGTCCGAGTGTTGATCACAGCAACTTAA
- a CDS encoding methyl-accepting chemotaxis protein: protein MATLQTQPTVVSPLQETQLNRASAPPPTPHNRNFGIRRQVSIRVLVVTSFVVPMVTAVGLTGWLSIRHGQQAVNEMAGRLQTEVSERVSTHLDSYLKIPHQLNQINLDALELEALDLENFRRLGKYFWRQMKVFNIGYNNYANTKGEFIGVERLDDGNLLINEVSSSSTGGKLYVYQTDERGNRTKLKETKSYDPRTEAWYAEAARVGHPLWTEVYQWEDKPEVLSISSSYPVYNSNKTFLGVIGIDLILSQISGYLNTLNVSPSAKLFIVEKNGFIVANSGKSQPYTIISGKPQRLQAENSSDELISAAIRLSQASQAIAAGNLNQTLEVKGFGELGVLEQSFNQMAQQLRESFAAVEEIRKGLEERVAERTATLNEESQALQQEVEHLLDVISAVEGGDLTVEAKVSPRVTGLVGDTLNRLVERLGQVMAMVLRAAFRVTQGTEDLEQLAVAVADSVKEQMQSVAQVQTLMQQVNDQAQDTALQAVATDEAVQLTQAAIDRGQQEIMAMSQGIQGLQRESSNIVQRTETLTNYVELATQFVKDQQRITAMSQILAVNASMLSNRAKVQEDPEQMAVITREFEVISGQVNQLATQTKQSLILLQQRTDQIQTVVSGLNSDVQEISQQVGNFTTGVEQSQQAFNTILSVSEQVAHMGQQATQSSQAIADAAQTTLELVHYISDISTETFNRAGVTREQAQHMEHLARTLLQTVEFFQLHSEPHLVSEVAELSPLACTIAPVSENHSDI, encoded by the coding sequence ATGGCAACCCTCCAAACTCAACCCACTGTCGTTTCTCCACTTCAAGAAACTCAGCTGAACAGGGCTTCAGCACCACCGCCCACCCCCCACAATCGCAACTTTGGGATTCGGCGTCAGGTCAGCATCCGTGTCTTAGTTGTCACATCGTTTGTGGTGCCAATGGTTACTGCTGTAGGACTCACCGGATGGCTTTCCATTCGCCATGGTCAGCAGGCCGTAAATGAAATGGCTGGACGGTTGCAAACAGAAGTGAGCGAGCGCGTCTCAACTCACCTTGACTCTTACTTAAAGATCCCTCATCAGCTCAATCAAATTAACCTAGATGCGCTTGAATTAGAAGCCTTAGACCTGGAAAACTTCAGAAGGCTAGGAAAATATTTTTGGAGGCAAATGAAAGTCTTTAATATTGGCTATAACAACTATGCCAATACCAAAGGTGAGTTTATTGGAGTGGAGCGTTTGGATGATGGAAATTTGCTGATTAATGAAGTGTCTAGTTCATCCACCGGAGGCAAGTTGTACGTTTACCAAACGGATGAGCGTGGCAATCGAACAAAGTTAAAAGAAACGAAGTCCTACGATCCGAGAACAGAAGCCTGGTATGCGGAGGCAGCGCGAGTCGGTCATCCGCTTTGGACTGAGGTTTATCAATGGGAAGATAAGCCAGAAGTTTTGTCAATTTCATCCAGCTATCCCGTATATAACAGTAACAAAACCTTTCTGGGCGTAATTGGAATTGACCTAATCCTTTCGCAAATTAGTGGTTATCTCAATACGCTGAATGTGAGTCCTTCAGCAAAGCTTTTTATTGTCGAAAAAAACGGTTTTATTGTTGCCAATTCAGGAAAATCGCAACCCTATACCATCATTAGTGGGAAGCCCCAACGACTGCAAGCAGAAAATAGTTCTGACGAACTGATCAGTGCTGCCATTCGATTAAGCCAAGCCTCTCAAGCCATTGCCGCTGGAAATCTGAACCAAACTCTGGAGGTAAAGGGTTTTGGAGAGTTGGGCGTCTTAGAACAATCCTTTAACCAGATGGCGCAACAATTGCGAGAGTCGTTTGCGGCGGTGGAGGAGATACGCAAGGGTTTAGAGGAGCGAGTTGCAGAACGAACAGCAACCCTAAATGAGGAAAGTCAAGCATTGCAGCAAGAAGTCGAACACCTACTCGATGTGATTTCCGCTGTTGAGGGTGGAGACTTGACTGTAGAAGCCAAGGTGAGTCCTCGTGTGACAGGATTGGTCGGCGATACCTTGAATCGCCTCGTTGAACGACTGGGACAGGTGATGGCGATGGTTTTACGTGCCGCTTTTCGAGTGACTCAGGGCACGGAAGATTTAGAACAGTTGGCAGTTGCGGTGGCAGACAGTGTTAAAGAGCAAATGCAATCGGTGGCTCAAGTACAAACCTTGATGCAACAAGTCAACGACCAAGCTCAGGATACAGCGTTGCAGGCGGTTGCCACCGATGAAGCCGTTCAATTAACACAGGCTGCTATTGACCGGGGACAACAAGAAATTATGGCTATGAGCCAAGGGATTCAAGGGCTACAGCGAGAGAGTTCAAACATTGTTCAACGAACTGAAACCCTAACCAATTACGTTGAACTCGCCACTCAGTTCGTAAAAGATCAGCAACGCATTACCGCCATGTCCCAAATACTCGCAGTGAATGCTTCCATGCTGTCGAACCGAGCCAAGGTACAGGAAGATCCAGAACAAATGGCAGTGATCACTCGTGAATTTGAGGTGATTTCAGGGCAGGTGAATCAGTTGGCAACCCAAACCAAACAAAGCTTGATTCTGCTCCAACAACGAACAGACCAAATTCAAACCGTTGTATCTGGACTCAACTCCGATGTCCAAGAAATTAGTCAGCAGGTTGGCAACTTCACCACGGGTGTAGAGCAGTCCCAGCAGGCATTCAACACCATTTTGTCCGTGAGTGAGCAAGTGGCTCACATGGGTCAGCAAGCGACGCAATCGAGTCAAGCGATCGCCGATGCGGCTCAAACGACCTTGGAATTGGTTCACTATATCTCTGACATCTCTACTGAAACCTTCAATCGAGCGGGAGTGACGAGAGAACAGGCTCAGCATATGGAACACTTAGCTCGAACGTTGCTGCAAACGGTTGAATTTTTCCAACTGCACTCCGAACCGCATCTCGTATCGGAAGTGGCTGAGCTATCGCCTCTGGCTTGCACAATCGCTCCAGTGTCCGAGAACCATTCAGATATCTAA
- a CDS encoding CHASE4 domain-containing protein, which produces MKLQNKVLLSLGVGLVGLSIGFYLISRTLLTKSYIALENQQVNKDVQRVLDILTTTLDNISRQTRDYSRWDDSYQFIINRDPVYIDSNFTNDHLANLRLSAAIYINKSGKIVFSQGVDFNQNKEVPVSQAFLAQLSPSSPLLKHPDPKSEHLGFIQLPEGPMMLTSQPIITSEGTGPIRGTLIMGRYLDQPFIQQLKDLTKLPDIKLEPFEAKQLAPDFQQARKAFMQGKQSFAKPLNQDSIAGYALLKDISGKPAFLLRVTEPRTVFARGQASLNYLVIGILLLGSMFSIAIIWFLEKSILSRLSRLSNTVSQIGTNGILAERVFLSGNDELSHLAATFNSVFDRLEQSQGRLQAYAEGVQRQNTVLASLSRDESLAQGNLEQAARLFIKATAETLGVDRVSIWLYNSDRSQLTCLELYDHTLERYFTGMTQHQADFPQYFEALSQNKSIIVNDVHSDPRTLELVESYLTPSHIVSLLDLPIQISGYPAGIIRCEQVGTRRRWQMEEQTFVYSIGSLLALTLQSSILQDEVKHLLDVVLLAAEGNLTAQVTVSDHITGVVADTFNRFIERLAEVLDEVWTAARQVSQGANQQTELAETVATNADQQAQAVGQVLSLTEQVENAAQGSAERATASNESLQTVSTTLIQGQEAIAALTQGITILQEGTDRIVQRMKTLSEFVGLADQFVQNQNQIAFITQTLSLNASLVAARASEQRDPRQFVVVAREFDSIADQVSKLAQQTSEGLTALEQQSAQIHSVVSAVDSDVQGLGDLVRQFTTGVEQSNQVFDRVQKVTGEAVQAGEAVAHFSEDIVGAAQTTAMVMRDIAGLANKTAELTQIARERSDQMDLLSAQLLQTVQFFQLPSASETDSHVPTESDSESLLLAADRT; this is translated from the coding sequence ATGAAGCTACAAAATAAAGTTTTGTTGAGTCTGGGAGTGGGACTTGTTGGTTTATCAATAGGCTTTTATTTAATTTCGAGAACTTTATTAACTAAAAGTTATATTGCCCTAGAAAATCAACAGGTTAATAAAGATGTCCAACGGGTCTTAGATATCTTAACCACTACTCTAGATAATATCTCGCGTCAGACTCGTGATTATTCTCGCTGGGATGACTCTTATCAGTTCATCATTAACAGAGATCCTGTTTATATTGACAGTAATTTTACGAACGATCACCTCGCTAATTTAAGACTCAGTGCTGCGATATATATCAATAAATCAGGGAAGATTGTTTTTTCCCAAGGCGTAGACTTCAATCAAAACAAAGAAGTCCCTGTTTCTCAAGCCTTTCTCGCTCAGCTTTCACCCTCAAGCCCTTTACTGAAACATCCCGACCCCAAAAGCGAGCATTTAGGGTTTATTCAACTTCCCGAAGGCCCAATGATGCTGACTTCACAACCGATTATCACCAGTGAAGGAACCGGACCCATTCGAGGAACGTTAATTATGGGTCGTTATCTCGATCAACCGTTTATTCAGCAATTGAAAGACCTAACCAAGCTGCCGGATATTAAACTGGAGCCGTTTGAAGCCAAACAGCTTGCTCCTGATTTTCAGCAGGCACGAAAGGCTTTTATGCAGGGCAAACAGTCCTTTGCTAAACCCCTCAACCAGGACTCAATTGCTGGCTATGCCTTACTCAAAGACATTTCCGGAAAACCTGCATTTCTATTACGAGTAACTGAACCCAGAACAGTGTTTGCACGAGGGCAAGCGAGTTTAAATTACCTTGTGATCGGAATCCTGTTGCTGGGTTCAATGTTTAGTATTGCAATCATTTGGTTTTTAGAAAAATCTATTTTGTCACGACTGAGCCGCCTCAGTAACACCGTGAGCCAAATTGGTACCAATGGTATTTTGGCGGAAAGAGTATTTTTATCCGGTAACGATGAACTATCCCATCTAGCGGCGACATTCAACTCAGTCTTCGATCGACTAGAGCAATCTCAGGGGCGATTGCAGGCTTACGCGGAAGGAGTACAACGGCAGAATACCGTCCTGGCTTCACTGTCTCGCGATGAATCACTGGCGCAGGGAAACTTAGAGCAAGCCGCCAGACTATTTATTAAAGCAACGGCTGAAACATTAGGGGTTGACCGTGTGAGCATTTGGCTCTATAACTCCGATCGCTCCCAGCTTACCTGCCTCGAACTATACGATCACACCTTGGAGCGGTATTTCACAGGAATGACTCAGCATCAAGCAGATTTCCCCCAATATTTTGAGGCGCTGAGTCAGAATAAATCCATCATCGTCAATGATGTGCATAGCGACCCCCGTACTCTAGAATTAGTCGAGTCCTATCTGACACCGAGCCATATTGTATCGCTGCTGGATCTGCCTATCCAGATTAGCGGCTATCCGGCAGGGATTATCCGCTGCGAACAGGTGGGAACTCGACGGCGGTGGCAAATGGAGGAGCAGACTTTTGTTTACTCGATTGGCAGTCTGCTGGCTCTCACATTGCAAAGCAGCATTCTCCAAGATGAAGTGAAACATCTGCTCGATGTGGTCTTGCTGGCAGCAGAGGGTAACTTGACTGCTCAGGTGACAGTAAGTGATCACATTACCGGAGTCGTTGCCGATACCTTTAACCGCTTCATTGAACGACTAGCTGAAGTCCTAGACGAGGTTTGGACGGCGGCACGTCAGGTATCGCAGGGAGCCAACCAGCAAACTGAACTCGCTGAAACGGTCGCCACCAATGCCGACCAACAAGCTCAAGCCGTGGGACAAGTGTTGAGTTTGACGGAACAAGTCGAAAACGCCGCCCAAGGTTCTGCTGAACGAGCAACCGCATCGAATGAATCCCTACAAACAGTGTCTACGACATTGATCCAGGGGCAAGAAGCGATCGCGGCATTAACTCAAGGCATCACAATTTTGCAGGAAGGCACTGACCGGATTGTGCAGCGGATGAAAACGCTGAGCGAATTTGTGGGTTTAGCGGATCAATTTGTACAAAACCAAAACCAGATTGCCTTTATCACCCAAACCCTATCCTTGAATGCATCCCTTGTGGCAGCCAGAGCATCTGAACAGCGTGACCCCAGACAATTTGTGGTGGTTGCCCGTGAATTTGACTCGATTGCCGATCAGGTGAGCAAGTTGGCTCAACAAACCAGTGAAGGACTGACCGCCCTCGAACAACAGAGTGCCCAAATTCACAGTGTTGTATCAGCCGTCGATAGTGATGTGCAGGGTTTGGGTGACCTCGTCAGGCAGTTTACTACAGGTGTTGAGCAATCAAATCAAGTTTTTGATCGGGTTCAGAAGGTCACGGGTGAGGCTGTGCAAGCGGGTGAAGCGGTCGCTCATTTCAGTGAGGACATTGTGGGAGCTGCTCAAACCACTGCCATGGTGATGCGAGATATTGCTGGACTCGCCAACAAAACCGCAGAACTCACTCAGATCGCTAGAGAACGCTCCGATCAAATGGATCTCCTGTCTGCTCAATTACTTCAGACGGTTCAATTCTTCCAGCTACCCTCTGCTTCAGAAACAGACAGCCATGTCCCAACAGAAAGTGATAGTGAATCGCTACTGCTGGCAGCCGATCGCACTTAA
- a CDS encoding response regulator, whose amino-acid sequence MKEHLRFIIVDDSAVDRRFLASILEEMGHQVEAYDSTTGIIEKLITGEYDSVFLDIVMPEKDGYKFLRELRLNQRTVNQHVIFYSSKKTPVEVSYGIRRAGANDYLTKPITRERLEQTLQEL is encoded by the coding sequence ATGAAAGAACACTTGCGATTCATTATTGTCGATGATAGTGCTGTAGATCGGCGTTTTCTGGCGTCCATCTTGGAAGAAATGGGTCATCAAGTTGAGGCATATGACAGTACAACCGGCATCATTGAAAAGCTCATAACTGGCGAATATGACTCCGTATTTTTGGACATTGTTATGCCAGAAAAAGATGGCTACAAATTTTTAAGAGAGTTGCGATTGAACCAACGCACTGTCAATCAGCATGTAATTTTCTATTCCAGCAAAAAAACACCTGTAGAAGTCAGTTATGGAATTAGGCGAGCTGGTGCAAATGATTATTTGACTAAGCCCATTACCCGTGAGCGTCTTGAACAAACCTTACAAGAACTCTAA
- a CDS encoding response regulator, which produces MKILQPYTFKFQAQELPQKLCQVSQEALTGYLLFEFPILGGTDSMNRWCLGVSQGQVVFSGNQKLSWQVFLKIFQRYISRLQNADVRYALVELEKRFMQEKQKGQSVLFLELMHELQQLGLFTMEELRGALRLGILSDFDTYLFKYPGQAKFIPSTPLELQTSLSGFDIEDLLSQAKERQVWWKKLRTTIPSMESVPLINSEVVNSANLTNQQKLWLKTLVSKGQTLNDIASSLAQDSLEIAKVFASLIDKRFIKIQSPPVTSTPEIFVVDDSPLILKQFETLVTTWGYSVRAFNDPTTLLQSIPHSNPAVFFLDINMPGITGFDLVKQIRRQPQLASVPIIMLTAEQTLTNNWRARWSGCQFLSKPLAPNDVSRFKQGLRLLLSQLLLIHQSS; this is translated from the coding sequence ATGAAAATACTACAACCCTACACTTTTAAGTTTCAAGCACAAGAGTTGCCCCAGAAACTATGCCAAGTATCTCAAGAGGCACTGACAGGGTATTTACTATTTGAATTTCCGATTTTGGGTGGAACAGATAGCATGAATCGGTGGTGCCTCGGAGTCTCTCAAGGGCAGGTTGTATTTTCTGGAAATCAAAAGCTCTCATGGCAAGTATTTCTCAAGATATTTCAGCGTTATATATCTCGTTTACAAAATGCGGATGTTAGATACGCCCTTGTGGAATTAGAAAAACGATTCATGCAAGAAAAACAGAAAGGACAATCAGTCTTATTCCTGGAACTGATGCATGAATTACAGCAACTGGGCTTGTTCACAATGGAGGAATTGAGAGGAGCCTTACGATTGGGAATTTTATCAGACTTTGATACCTATCTCTTCAAGTATCCAGGACAGGCTAAGTTTATACCCTCTACTCCGCTTGAACTCCAAACTTCACTGTCAGGATTTGATATCGAGGATTTACTGTCCCAAGCCAAAGAGCGACAAGTTTGGTGGAAGAAGCTACGAACTACCATTCCATCGATGGAAAGTGTGCCACTTATTAACTCTGAAGTCGTCAATTCTGCTAATTTAACGAACCAGCAGAAGCTGTGGTTGAAGACATTAGTGTCAAAGGGTCAAACCTTGAATGATATTGCCTCATCTCTGGCTCAAGATTCGTTAGAAATTGCTAAAGTCTTTGCTAGCTTGATTGATAAACGCTTCATAAAAATCCAATCGCCTCCTGTTACCTCTACACCTGAAATATTTGTTGTTGATGACTCCCCTTTAATCCTGAAACAGTTTGAAACTTTGGTGACAACTTGGGGATATTCCGTTCGAGCATTTAACGACCCTACAACCCTCCTACAATCCATACCCCATTCAAACCCTGCCGTTTTCTTCCTAGATATCAACATGCCGGGAATAACGGGTTTTGATTTGGTTAAACAAATTCGCCGCCAACCTCAATTAGCTTCAGTGCCCATCATTATGTTAACGGCGGAACAAACCCTGACCAATAACTGGCGAGCGCGATGGAGTGGTTGTCAATTCTTAAGCAAACCCCTTGCACCTAATGATGTCTCAAGATTCAAACAGGGACTTCGTCTATTACTCTCACAACTGCTCCTTATCCATCAATCCAGCTAA